In Spirochaeta thermophila DSM 6578, the following proteins share a genomic window:
- the tyrS gene encoding tyrosine--tRNA ligase, with product MSDALAVLAERGLVKQCTDLEGLGARMQEGPVTFYLGIDPTGPSLHAGHLVPLFAATHLVNAGHRAIILIGGGTARIGDPSGKTEMRRILSVEEIDRNARAIQAQIERFFPVDGNKALMLNNAEWLADLNYIDFLREIGRHFSVNRMLSFETYKARLETGLSFIEFNYQLLQAYDFLVLNERYGCTLQIGGDDQWGNIVAGIDLIRRVRGEEAYGLTMPLVTRSDGKKMGKTEKGALFLDPSMVSPYEFFQYWRNVPDQDVATFLKYYTFLPIEEIATLTAHTDERINLAKERLAYELTALIHGREEADKALEASRAAFGKGGQDRSSIPFVEIPREELEHGIGVVELFVKTDLCASKSEARRLISQGGAYIEGEQVKDLEQVVRLQDVPEAGEILLRAGKKRYFRVVVR from the coding sequence ATGAGCGACGCCCTCGCTGTTCTTGCCGAACGCGGCCTGGTGAAGCAGTGCACCGACCTCGAGGGGCTCGGGGCCCGTATGCAGGAGGGCCCCGTCACCTTCTACCTGGGGATCGATCCCACGGGTCCGAGCCTCCACGCGGGACACCTCGTCCCCCTCTTCGCTGCCACGCACCTGGTGAACGCGGGGCACCGTGCCATCATCCTCATAGGCGGGGGCACGGCCCGCATAGGGGATCCCTCAGGCAAGACCGAGATGCGCAGGATCCTCTCCGTGGAGGAGATAGATCGCAACGCCCGGGCCATCCAGGCCCAGATAGAGCGTTTCTTTCCCGTGGACGGGAATAAGGCTCTCATGCTGAACAACGCCGAGTGGCTCGCCGACCTCAACTACATCGACTTCCTCCGGGAGATCGGACGGCACTTCTCGGTGAACCGGATGCTCAGTTTCGAAACCTACAAGGCGCGCCTCGAGACCGGCCTCTCGTTCATCGAGTTCAACTACCAGCTCCTCCAGGCCTACGATTTCCTGGTGCTCAACGAGCGCTACGGCTGCACCCTCCAGATAGGCGGGGACGACCAGTGGGGCAACATCGTGGCCGGGATCGACCTCATACGGAGGGTGAGGGGAGAGGAGGCCTATGGCCTGACCATGCCCCTGGTCACCCGCTCGGACGGGAAGAAGATGGGGAAGACCGAGAAGGGAGCCCTGTTCCTCGATCCCTCCATGGTGAGCCCCTACGAGTTCTTCCAGTATTGGAGGAACGTGCCGGACCAGGACGTGGCTACGTTCCTCAAGTACTATACCTTCCTTCCGATCGAAGAGATAGCGACCCTCACGGCCCACACGGACGAGCGGATCAACCTGGCCAAGGAGCGGCTCGCCTACGAGCTCACCGCGCTCATCCACGGCAGGGAAGAGGCCGACAAGGCACTCGAGGCTTCCCGGGCGGCATTCGGGAAGGGGGGGCAGGACCGTTCCTCCATCCCCTTCGTGGAGATCCCACGGGAAGAGCTCGAGCACGGTATCGGTGTGGTGGAGCTTTTCGTGAAGACCGATCTCTGTGCCTCCAAGAGCGAGGCCCGTCGTCTCATCTCCCAGGGCGGTGCCTACATCGAGGGCGAACAAGTGAAGGATCTGGAGCAGGTGGTGCGGTTGCAGGATGTGCCCGAGGCGGGGGAGATCCTCCTCCGGGCGGGCAAGAAGCGATATTTCAGGGTCGTGGTGAGATGA
- a CDS encoding glycine--tRNA ligase: MAQVTLDTIVSLCKRRGFVFQSSEVYGGLSSAWDYGPLGVELKNNIERFWWNEMVRKRRNIVGLDAAILMHPKVWEASGHVENFHDPLVDCKECKARFRADQIDLSAPCPECGAKDSFTEPRQFNLMFKTHLGPVEDESTVVYLRPETAQGIYVNYKNCLQSSRLKVPFGIAQVGKAFRNEIVTKNFIFRTCEFEQMEMQFFVHPSEDKKWFDYWKAERMEYYRKMGIRPEKLRFHQHGPDELAHYAKEAVDIQYEFPFGWRELEGVHNRTDYDLSRHSQFSGKDLSYFDDETRERYIPYIIETSAGLTRSVLMVLSDAYDEEELENGEKRTVLRFHPLIAPITVAVFPLMRRDGLDTYAQNLEEELRDHFNTFYDESGAIGRRYRRQDEVGTPYCITVDYQTLEDDTVTLRYRDSMEQVRVHRNEVVSAIQQAIREYRRVGT, from the coding sequence ATGGCACAGGTGACCCTCGATACCATCGTGTCGCTCTGTAAGCGCCGCGGATTCGTGTTTCAGTCGAGCGAGGTCTACGGTGGACTCTCGTCGGCATGGGACTATGGTCCACTTGGTGTGGAGCTCAAGAACAACATCGAACGCTTCTGGTGGAACGAGATGGTCCGGAAACGCCGGAACATCGTGGGACTCGATGCCGCCATCCTCATGCACCCCAAGGTGTGGGAGGCCTCGGGCCATGTGGAGAACTTCCACGACCCTCTCGTGGATTGCAAGGAGTGCAAGGCCAGGTTCAGGGCCGACCAGATAGATCTCTCGGCTCCCTGTCCGGAGTGCGGTGCGAAGGACTCCTTCACCGAGCCGCGCCAGTTCAACCTCATGTTCAAGACCCACCTGGGGCCGGTCGAGGACGAGAGTACGGTGGTCTACCTGCGGCCCGAGACCGCCCAGGGTATCTACGTGAACTACAAGAACTGCCTGCAGTCGAGCAGGCTCAAGGTTCCCTTCGGGATCGCCCAGGTGGGCAAGGCCTTCAGGAACGAGATCGTGACCAAGAACTTCATCTTCCGCACGTGCGAGTTCGAGCAGATGGAGATGCAGTTCTTCGTGCACCCCTCCGAGGACAAGAAGTGGTTCGACTACTGGAAAGCGGAGCGGATGGAGTACTACAGGAAGATGGGTATTCGGCCTGAGAAGCTCAGGTTCCACCAGCATGGACCGGACGAGCTCGCCCACTATGCCAAGGAGGCGGTCGACATCCAGTACGAGTTCCCGTTCGGATGGAGGGAGCTGGAGGGGGTTCACAACCGCACGGACTACGACCTGAGCCGGCACTCGCAGTTCTCGGGGAAGGACCTATCGTACTTCGACGACGAGACGAGGGAGCGGTACATCCCCTACATTATCGAGACCTCGGCGGGACTCACCCGCAGCGTGCTCATGGTCCTCTCCGATGCCTACGATGAAGAGGAACTCGAGAACGGTGAAAAACGTACGGTGCTCAGGTTCCATCCTCTCATCGCCCCGATCACCGTGGCGGTGTTCCCGCTCATGAGGCGTGATGGGCTCGATACCTATGCCCAGAACCTCGAGGAGGAGCTGAGGGACCACTTCAACACCTTCTACGACGAGAGCGGGGCCATAGGCCGCAGGTACAGGAGGCAGGACGAGGTGGGGACTCCCTACTGCATCACCGTGGACTACCAGACCCTTGAGGACGACACCGTCACCCTTCGGTATCGGGACTCGATGGAGCAGGTGAGGGTCCACAGGAACGAGGTCGTGTCTGCCATTCAGCAGGCCATCAGGGAGTACAGGAGGGTCGGCACATGA
- a CDS encoding alpha/beta fold hydrolase: MSGRAGKTLRVLLLVTGVLTVVVLAFGVYIVRYEVPENEVLIHAGITEKTTVVGEVSFNYVEGPTNGPALLLLHAQTLDWHSYRKVLPDLGSRFHVFAVTYPGHGKTTVPDDYPMTAERIGTDLATFIETIIGEPVYATGNSAGGLLAVWLAANRPDLIRAIALEDPPLFSSEYPEVRRTVSYKLFRKAHEALRDPGFDGDFLDYWVQHGKEFFSTYTGPLSQYLLRLLVSLYRALNPGKPLELPFLPVTVQEMLRGLDRYDARFGASFYTGEWNRGFDHAEALQRITCPVLLIHANFDYLEDDTLNGAMTQEQAEHAVSLLGHGADVRYERVDSAHVVHLERPGLFVRMIEDFFLMP, from the coding sequence ATGAGTGGGAGAGCAGGAAAGACCTTGAGGGTGCTGCTCCTCGTCACGGGTGTGTTGACCGTGGTGGTACTCGCCTTTGGTGTGTACATCGTCCGCTATGAGGTTCCTGAGAACGAGGTGCTCATCCACGCAGGGATCACCGAGAAGACCACCGTGGTTGGGGAGGTGAGTTTCAACTATGTGGAGGGGCCGACCAACGGGCCCGCGCTCCTCCTGCTCCACGCCCAGACACTGGACTGGCATTCCTACCGAAAGGTCTTGCCGGACCTCGGCTCCCGTTTCCACGTCTTCGCTGTGACCTATCCGGGACACGGAAAGACGACTGTGCCGGATGACTATCCCATGACCGCCGAGCGGATCGGCACGGATCTTGCGACGTTCATCGAGACGATCATCGGAGAACCCGTCTATGCCACGGGCAACTCGGCGGGAGGGCTCCTTGCAGTATGGCTTGCGGCGAACAGACCCGATCTGATTCGTGCGATCGCCCTCGAGGATCCGCCCCTCTTTTCTTCGGAGTATCCGGAGGTCAGGCGAACGGTCTCCTACAAGCTTTTTCGGAAAGCACATGAGGCTTTACGTGATCCTGGCTTTGACGGCGACTTCCTCGATTACTGGGTGCAACACGGAAAGGAGTTCTTCTCGACCTACACGGGGCCTTTATCGCAGTACCTGCTTAGGCTGCTCGTGAGCCTCTACAGGGCGCTGAATCCCGGGAAACCCCTGGAACTTCCTTTCCTTCCCGTGACGGTCCAGGAGATGCTCCGGGGGCTCGATCGTTATGATGCTCGTTTCGGGGCCTCGTTCTACACCGGGGAATGGAACAGGGGTTTCGATCATGCCGAAGCACTCCAGCGTATCACCTGTCCCGTGTTGTTGATTCACGCGAACTTCGATTACCTCGAGGACGATACCTTAAACGGGGCCATGACCCAAGAGCAGGCCGAGCACGCGGTCTCTCTGCTGGGACATGGAGCCGATGTGAGATATGAGAGAGTGGATTCCGCTCATGTGGTACACCTGGAAAGGCCTGGACTGTTTGTCCGAATGATCGAAGACTTCTTCCTCATGCCGTGA
- a CDS encoding AEC family transporter → MLQIVDKLLPVLLLIASGHLLRRIRVLEPPGLSTLKNLVIDLGLPAVMFLSFLRIELDPRLTLVVVLIFALNLLLFFLRKMEPIGGKGTFAPFLMSGFEYGMFAFGVFSVAYGEEHIPLIAVTDLGHELFIWFIFVPALIGTAGGRRGLGRTILSFMTSPVIIGIVLGLTANLLGLRIPLEGAPISAGIIRMLEMIASMTGPLILLVVGAGLEFSPHGFHLAFRTLAVRFPTVLLLFFALSRFVFKGWLDLPSGYSTALFVLLLSPPPYVIPIFMGERHDEEQGRINTTLALYTLVSLGAFLVYFARFPMIGT, encoded by the coding sequence GTGCTCCAGATAGTCGACAAACTGCTCCCCGTCCTGTTGCTCATCGCGAGCGGTCATCTACTCCGGAGAATCCGGGTTCTGGAGCCTCCCGGCCTCTCGACATTGAAGAACCTCGTCATCGACCTGGGATTACCTGCCGTCATGTTCCTCTCGTTTCTCCGAATCGAGCTGGACCCTCGGCTGACCCTGGTGGTGGTCCTTATCTTCGCCCTGAATCTTCTGCTCTTCTTCCTGCGGAAGATGGAGCCCATAGGGGGGAAGGGAACCTTCGCGCCGTTTCTCATGAGCGGCTTCGAATACGGCATGTTCGCCTTTGGGGTCTTCAGCGTGGCATACGGGGAGGAGCACATCCCTCTCATCGCAGTGACGGATCTGGGACACGAGCTCTTCATCTGGTTCATCTTCGTCCCTGCACTCATCGGCACAGCGGGTGGCAGAAGAGGACTCGGCAGGACCATCCTCTCGTTCATGACATCCCCAGTGATCATCGGGATAGTGCTTGGCCTCACGGCGAACCTCCTGGGACTTCGGATTCCGCTGGAAGGGGCACCTATCTCGGCCGGCATCATCCGCATGCTGGAGATGATCGCGAGTATGACTGGACCTCTCATCCTGCTGGTAGTGGGAGCAGGGCTCGAATTCTCCCCACACGGGTTCCATCTGGCATTCAGGACCCTCGCGGTTCGCTTCCCGACAGTCCTCCTCCTGTTCTTTGCACTCAGCCGGTTCGTCTTCAAAGGATGGCTGGACCTGCCATCCGGTTACAGCACGGCCCTCTTCGTCCTCCTCCTCTCCCCACCACCGTATGTGATCCCCATCTTCATGGGAGAGCGACACGACGAAGAACAGGGCAGGATCAACACCACCCTCGCATTGTATACGCTGGTGTCCCTCGGCGCATTCCTGGTGTACTTCGCACGCTTCCCCATGATCGGGACATGA
- a CDS encoding redox-sensing transcriptional repressor Rex — translation MKRHKLLNVPSIRRLPSYLQVVKGAAEEGREYISGTYIAQELELEAIQVRKDLALTGIMGKPRLGYPVQELIHAIERFLRWDIDQFACLVGAGNLGQALLGYQELKRHKLHIAAAFDVDPSKIGKMVHGTRIHSLSEFAAVKEQEGFEMAILTVPPEVAQEVAEIIVDHGIKGIWNFTNVKLKLPSHVVVQQEDLSSGYAVLSLKMAKFAR, via the coding sequence GTGAAGCGACACAAGCTGCTCAATGTACCGAGTATCCGGAGGCTTCCATCGTACCTTCAAGTGGTGAAAGGAGCGGCGGAGGAAGGGAGGGAATACATCTCCGGAACCTACATCGCACAGGAACTCGAGCTCGAGGCCATACAGGTGCGGAAGGACCTCGCCCTCACGGGTATCATGGGGAAACCCAGGCTCGGGTACCCTGTCCAGGAACTCATCCACGCCATAGAGCGATTCCTCCGATGGGACATCGATCAGTTCGCCTGTCTCGTGGGAGCGGGTAACCTGGGACAGGCCCTCCTGGGATACCAGGAGCTCAAGAGACACAAGTTGCACATCGCCGCGGCCTTCGACGTGGATCCTTCGAAGATCGGCAAGATGGTGCACGGCACGAGGATCCACTCCCTCTCGGAGTTCGCGGCGGTAAAGGAACAGGAGGGCTTCGAGATGGCCATCCTCACCGTGCCGCCCGAGGTGGCGCAGGAAGTGGCCGAAATCATCGTGGACCATGGCATCAAGGGGATCTGGAACTTCACCAACGTGAAGCTCAAATTGCCCTCCCACGTGGTGGTTCAACAGGAGGACCTCTCCTCGGGGTACGCGGTACTCTCGCTCAAGATGGCGAAGTTCGCCCGCTAG
- the gltX gene encoding glutamate--tRNA ligase → MSVRVRYAPSPTGLQHIGGLRTALFNYFFARSQGGTFILRIEDTDRERYDERALQDLFETFEWLGITWDEGPGKGGPYGPYFQSERKELYQEHARLLVEEGHAYRCFCTPERLEQLRKERGKGRATGYDRHCRNLPPDEVERLLAEGRPHVIRFKVPVEGSTVFEDYLLGRVEYPNADVNPDPVLLKSDGFPTYHLANVVDDHLMRITHILRAQEWIPSTPLHVLLYRAFGWEHPVYCHLPMVLGPDGQKLSKRHGATSVQEFRRMGYLPEAVVNYVSLLGWAYDDSRELFTREELERVFTLEKLNKSPAVFDYKKLEWFNGVYIRAKTDEELFALLLPVAEETGLLPSPPTDEEKEKLRLAVPIVKERLKVLRDVKDLLWFLFHEVPDYEPALLVPKKLDASATMRILAALKEELAGYWTRTDEENEQRMRALAERMGIKLGQLLMPLRVAVTGSTVSPPLLESIRLLGAEETLQRIDRALEKLSSLTEGE, encoded by the coding sequence ATGAGCGTCCGAGTACGGTATGCGCCCTCGCCCACCGGGCTTCAGCACATAGGGGGGCTTCGCACGGCCCTGTTCAACTACTTCTTCGCCCGCTCGCAGGGGGGCACCTTCATCCTCAGGATAGAGGATACCGACAGGGAGCGCTACGACGAGCGGGCCCTCCAGGACCTGTTCGAAACCTTCGAGTGGCTCGGTATCACCTGGGACGAGGGACCGGGCAAGGGCGGACCGTATGGTCCGTACTTCCAGTCGGAGCGGAAGGAACTCTATCAGGAGCACGCCCGTCTCCTCGTCGAAGAGGGACATGCGTACCGCTGCTTCTGCACTCCGGAGCGTCTGGAACAGCTGAGAAAGGAACGGGGAAAGGGACGTGCCACCGGCTATGACCGGCACTGCAGGAACCTCCCCCCCGATGAGGTGGAGCGGCTCCTCGCCGAAGGAAGGCCCCATGTCATCCGGTTCAAGGTGCCCGTCGAGGGGAGCACGGTCTTCGAGGACTACCTGCTGGGGAGGGTGGAATACCCCAACGCGGACGTCAACCCCGATCCGGTGCTCCTCAAGTCCGACGGGTTTCCCACCTACCATCTGGCCAACGTGGTGGACGACCACCTCATGCGCATCACGCACATCCTGAGGGCCCAGGAATGGATCCCCTCGACACCGCTCCATGTCCTCCTGTACCGGGCCTTCGGGTGGGAACATCCTGTCTACTGTCACCTTCCCATGGTCCTCGGTCCCGACGGCCAGAAGCTCTCGAAGCGTCATGGCGCCACGAGCGTGCAGGAGTTCCGGAGGATGGGGTACCTTCCGGAGGCCGTCGTCAACTACGTCTCCCTCCTGGGGTGGGCCTACGACGACTCCAGGGAGCTCTTCACGCGGGAGGAGCTCGAGCGGGTCTTCACCCTGGAGAAGCTCAACAAGTCCCCTGCGGTCTTCGACTACAAGAAGCTCGAGTGGTTCAACGGCGTGTATATCCGTGCGAAGACCGATGAGGAACTGTTCGCCCTCCTCCTCCCCGTCGCAGAGGAGACGGGGCTCCTCCCGAGCCCTCCCACCGATGAGGAGAAGGAGAAGCTCAGGCTCGCGGTGCCGATCGTCAAGGAGCGCCTCAAGGTGCTCCGCGACGTGAAGGACCTCCTCTGGTTCCTCTTCCACGAGGTTCCCGACTACGAGCCGGCTCTCCTGGTGCCGAAGAAGCTCGACGCGTCTGCTACGATGAGGATCCTCGCCGCCCTCAAGGAGGAGCTTGCAGGCTACTGGACGCGTACGGACGAGGAGAACGAGCAGAGGATGCGGGCCCTCGCGGAACGGATGGGGATCAAGCTGGGACAGCTCCTCATGCCCCTCAGGGTGGCCGTCACCGGCTCCACGGTCTCCCCACCCCTCCTCGAGTCCATACGGCTCCTGGGAGCGGAAGAGACGTTGCAGAGGATCGACCGCGCACTTGAAAAACTTTCATCGCTCACGGAAGGAGAGTAG
- a CDS encoding pyridoxal phosphate-dependent aminotransferase: protein MKQLFQKSHKLDDVCYEIRGPVMDEARRMEEEGFQILKLNIGNPAPFGFNTPDEILHDIIINLPNAQGYGDSKGIFPARKAVMQYYQAKGVFDADTDYIFIGNGVSELISISLQALLNPEDEVLIPAPDYPLWTAVTRLAGGRPVHYICDEESDWIPDIDDIRRKITSRTKGIVVINPNNPTGAVYPREVLEKIYEIACEHNLVIFSDEIYEKIIYDEDARAAYSPMSLIAEDALCLTFNGLSKAYRAAGLRAGWLMISGKKRPFAKDYIEGISLLSNMRLCSNMTAQFGIQTALGGYQSIDDLVRPGGRLYEQRNLCYELLNQIPGVSCRKPKGALYCFPKLDAERFGIESDELFVLDFLREKKVQVVQGTGFNWPHPDHFRIVFLPDKDTLRDAIGRLADFLADYRQNGAGVA, encoded by the coding sequence ATGAAACAACTTTTCCAGAAATCGCACAAGCTCGACGACGTGTGTTACGAGATCCGCGGGCCTGTCATGGACGAGGCGAGACGGATGGAGGAGGAGGGATTCCAGATCCTCAAGCTCAACATCGGGAACCCTGCGCCGTTCGGGTTCAACACCCCGGACGAGATCCTCCACGACATCATCATCAATCTACCGAATGCGCAAGGCTACGGAGACAGCAAGGGCATCTTTCCCGCCCGGAAGGCGGTGATGCAGTACTACCAGGCCAAGGGGGTGTTCGACGCCGACACCGACTATATCTTCATAGGTAACGGCGTGAGCGAGCTCATCTCCATAAGCCTCCAGGCCCTCCTCAATCCCGAGGACGAGGTGCTCATCCCCGCTCCGGACTATCCCTTGTGGACTGCGGTCACCCGTCTCGCGGGTGGAAGACCGGTACACTACATCTGCGACGAGGAGAGCGACTGGATACCCGACATAGACGACATACGGCGGAAGATCACTTCGCGCACGAAGGGCATCGTGGTCATCAATCCCAACAACCCCACGGGTGCGGTCTATCCTCGGGAGGTGCTGGAGAAGATCTACGAGATCGCCTGTGAACACAACCTGGTGATCTTCTCGGACGAGATCTACGAGAAGATCATCTATGACGAGGATGCGCGAGCCGCATACTCTCCCATGTCGCTCATCGCCGAGGATGCCCTGTGTCTCACCTTCAACGGCCTCTCAAAGGCCTACCGAGCCGCCGGACTCCGTGCGGGATGGCTCATGATCAGCGGCAAGAAGCGACCGTTCGCCAAGGACTACATCGAGGGGATCTCGCTCCTCTCGAACATGCGTCTGTGCAGCAACATGACCGCCCAGTTCGGGATCCAGACCGCCCTCGGCGGGTATCAGAGCATAGACGACCTCGTGAGACCGGGCGGCAGGCTCTACGAGCAGCGGAACCTCTGCTACGAGCTCCTCAACCAGATTCCGGGGGTCTCGTGTCGCAAGCCGAAGGGTGCCCTCTACTGCTTCCCGAAGCTTGATGCCGAGCGCTTCGGCATCGAGAGCGACGAGCTGTTCGTGCTCGATTTCCTGAGGGAGAAGAAGGTCCAGGTGGTGCAGGGCACGGGTTTCAACTGGCCGCACCCCGACCACTTCAGGATCGTGTTCCTTCCCGACAAGGACACGCTTCGCGACGCCATCGGGCGCCTGGCCGATTTCCTCGCGGATTACCGCCAGAACGGGGCGGGGGTGGCCTAG
- a CDS encoding ABC transporter permease, with amino-acid sequence MSTRGWGREPGLVLVVLGALLLWKVVSLLAGSPLIVPSPEEVVLKVVGILRDPLFLSHVAVTTLRALGGFACALTVGVALGVLGGVSGGLILPLRAAAVVLQSVPVVSVILILLIWVGSALTPFWVGLAMAFPIILITTLEGMEAAPVDLLEMARAFGLSPRVQITRIYIPSLIPFVLAGARSALSLVWKAVIAAEVIAFPSSGVGTALYTAKLFIDTPGVFAWTLIGVVLSGLSHLLLGLVSRRVFWGGMR; translated from the coding sequence ATGAGTACACGAGGATGGGGGAGGGAACCCGGTCTCGTACTCGTCGTGCTCGGGGCGCTCCTTCTCTGGAAGGTGGTGTCCCTCCTCGCGGGAAGCCCGTTGATCGTTCCTTCTCCCGAAGAGGTGGTGCTGAAGGTAGTGGGGATCCTCCGGGATCCCCTCTTTCTTTCCCACGTGGCCGTGACCACGCTCAGGGCCCTGGGCGGGTTCGCATGCGCCCTGACCGTAGGTGTAGCGCTTGGAGTGCTCGGGGGGGTCTCCGGAGGTCTCATTCTGCCCCTCAGGGCTGCTGCGGTGGTGCTCCAGTCGGTGCCCGTGGTCTCGGTGATCCTCATCCTCCTCATCTGGGTGGGGAGCGCGCTCACGCCTTTCTGGGTGGGACTCGCCATGGCATTCCCCATCATCCTGATCACCACGCTGGAGGGGATGGAGGCGGCCCCGGTGGATCTGCTGGAAATGGCGAGGGCCTTCGGGCTTTCTCCCAGGGTACAGATCACCAGGATCTACATCCCCTCGCTGATACCTTTCGTACTGGCCGGGGCGCGCTCGGCGCTGAGCCTCGTCTGGAAGGCGGTCATCGCTGCAGAGGTGATCGCCTTCCCCTCCTCGGGGGTGGGGACGGCCCTCTACACCGCCAAGCTCTTCATCGATACCCCTGGGGTCTTCGCCTGGACCTTGATCGGGGTGGTCTTGAGCGGTCTCTCCCATCTGCTGCTCGGCCTCGTCTCCAGGAGGGTCTTCTGGGGAGGGATGCGGTGA
- a CDS encoding HD-GYP domain-containing protein, with the protein MKKSVTYTPWGGQQKMKQIPVKDLKPDSYCSDDLYLDEEYILLPPEVPVSSELINRLVRWGFLTVWSNGSLSDNPPGGILPVEEGEGGTGQEAPSLVVDAAEQKTLQAVREFFSDLVTFCEKTYSAFLNNQRLNPGTVADKAKEVITAVRLHQPFIFRIQEMDDPRRNYLIVHSAKTAILAAGLGLRLQIPQFKLVDLVTAALLHEIGMIRLPPQLYLSNRVLTPEEKRAITAHPVIAYKTLRSFGFPIPVCLAVLEHHEHMDGSGYPRGLKGDQISVAARIMGICSTYAALTAERPYRPPAEGHTSLLDMMKRAGKWYDEMLLRSLIFMLSLYPIGSYVMLQSGAKGLVVESNPENPRCPVVKILFDDRGHRLKDPILVRTDEGINTIRRALTQKEVEELLG; encoded by the coding sequence ATGAAAAAGAGTGTAACGTATACCCCATGGGGCGGTCAACAGAAGATGAAACAGATCCCGGTGAAAGATCTCAAACCCGATAGCTACTGTTCGGACGACCTGTACCTGGACGAGGAATACATCCTCCTCCCTCCCGAGGTGCCCGTCTCATCGGAGCTCATCAACCGTCTGGTGCGGTGGGGATTCCTCACCGTGTGGAGCAACGGCAGTCTCTCGGATAATCCACCGGGGGGGATACTCCCTGTAGAGGAAGGAGAAGGGGGAACCGGCCAGGAGGCACCATCCCTCGTGGTCGACGCCGCCGAGCAGAAGACGCTGCAGGCGGTGCGGGAGTTTTTCTCTGATCTCGTGACCTTCTGCGAGAAGACCTATTCCGCGTTTCTCAACAACCAGCGGCTCAACCCCGGCACGGTTGCCGACAAGGCCAAGGAGGTGATCACCGCCGTCCGCCTCCACCAGCCGTTCATCTTCAGGATCCAAGAGATGGACGATCCCCGGCGCAACTACCTCATCGTCCACTCCGCCAAGACAGCCATCCTCGCGGCGGGCCTCGGGCTGCGCCTCCAGATCCCCCAGTTCAAACTGGTCGACCTCGTGACCGCCGCCCTGCTCCACGAGATAGGGATGATCCGGCTTCCGCCCCAGCTCTACCTCTCGAACAGGGTGCTCACCCCCGAGGAGAAACGCGCGATCACCGCCCATCCGGTGATCGCCTACAAGACATTGCGTTCGTTCGGGTTCCCGATTCCCGTCTGCCTTGCCGTGCTCGAGCATCACGAGCACATGGACGGCTCGGGCTATCCCCGCGGCCTCAAGGGCGACCAGATCTCCGTGGCCGCACGGATCATGGGGATATGCTCCACCTACGCCGCGCTCACCGCGGAGCGTCCCTATCGTCCACCGGCCGAAGGGCACACGAGCCTCCTCGACATGATGAAACGGGCCGGCAAGTGGTACGATGAAATGCTCCTCAGGTCGCTCATCTTCATGCTCTCGCTCTACCCCATCGGCTCGTACGTGATGCTCCAGTCCGGCGCCAAGGGCCTGGTGGTGGAGTCGAACCCGGAGAACCCCCGGTGTCCCGTGGTGAAGATACTCTTCGACGACCGGGGCCACCGGCTCAAAGATCCCATCCTGGTGCGTACCGACGAAGGCATCAACACCATCCGCCGCGCCCTCACCCAGAAAGAGGTGGAGGAACTGTTGGGGTGA
- a CDS encoding ABC transporter ATP-binding protein, with protein MSGIRLDGIRVAFPGRLVFDDFSLTIPEGKITCLMGPSACGKTTLLRVLAGLLTPQAGRCTGLPVGPVSMVFQEPRLLPWATVRENIALVLPPHEGERTMVEHLMEELGLAPYAGAYPHQLSGGLKQRVGLARALAFPSPLLLMDEPFLSLDLVLLSKTLRVFHRLWKEQPRTTVLVSHRLEEPLLLADHVVVLGGAPTRPVAFFEHPVPHGVEDMTDPRLLPLEHGIRQALASIEEPRTSGRTSPS; from the coding sequence GTGAGTGGGATCAGGCTCGATGGCATACGCGTGGCCTTTCCCGGAAGGCTCGTGTTCGACGACTTCAGCCTCACCATTCCCGAGGGGAAGATCACCTGTCTCATGGGACCATCGGCCTGCGGCAAGACCACCCTCCTCAGGGTCCTCGCAGGACTCCTCACGCCCCAGGCGGGTCGATGTACCGGACTCCCCGTCGGCCCTGTGAGCATGGTCTTCCAGGAGCCGAGGCTCCTCCCCTGGGCCACGGTGAGGGAGAACATCGCCCTCGTGCTGCCACCACACGAGGGGGAGAGAACGATGGTCGAGCATCTCATGGAGGAACTGGGCCTTGCCCCCTATGCGGGCGCCTATCCCCACCAGCTCAGCGGAGGACTCAAGCAACGCGTGGGCCTCGCCCGCGCCCTCGCCTTTCCCTCACCGCTACTCCTCATGGACGAACCCTTCCTCTCGCTGGACCTCGTGCTCCTCTCGAAGACACTACGGGTCTTCCACCGCCTGTGGAAGGAACAGCCCCGTACCACCGTGCTGGTGAGTCACAGACTCGAGGAGCCCCTCCTCCTCGCGGACCACGTGGTGGTCCTCGGAGGAGCTCCGACCCGGCCTGTAGCTTTCTTCGAGCATCCAGTGCCCCATGGGGTGGAAGACATGACGGATCCGCGCCTCCTTCCCCTCGAGCACGGGATACGACAGGCCCTCGCCTCGATCGAGGAGCCTCGTACTAGCGGGCGAACTTCGCCATCTTGA